In Armatimonadota bacterium, the sequence GGTCTATGTTTCTGCCACGGTAGTGTCGGCGTCCTCGCCGACAACGGCGCGGAGTGCCTCCCGATTCGCTGGCGGGCGCGGAGCGCCTCCCTATTCGCTGGCGGGCGCGGAGCGCCTCCCCATTCGCTGGCGGGCCCTGCGGGCCGATTGTCGGCGAGGACGCCGACACTACCAGGGGATGCTACCTTGACGCAACACTACCGTTGCAGCACATACGCCGTCAGCGGTTCCAGCTTCAGCTTGCCCTGCACCGACCCCGGTTGGCCGGAGCCGGCTCCGCTTCCACCCAAGGCGACCGACCATTGCCCGCTGGGCAGTTCGATGTCATCCCTCTGCCGGCTGCCGTGGAGCACCACCAGGATTTCCTTCCACGGGTCGCCCACCTTTGAGCCGTCCAGGCGGAACGCGACGGTCCCGGGCGGCGTAGTCTCGACCGGCAGGAACGTGAGGGCAGTCTTCACCTGCGTCTTGCTCCACAGGCGAAAGGCGGGATGGGCGCGCCGCAGGGCGATGAGCCCGCGCAAGTAGTCGTGCATCTCCGCGTACTCGGGGGCGCGCGACCAATCGTACCGGTTCAACGCGTCGCCGCCGTTGTAGGAGTTGTTGCTCATCCGCTTGGTGCGCCCGATTTCAACCCCGCCTTCAAGGAAGGGAATGCCCTGCGACAAAAGCACCGCCGCGTACGCCAGCCGAACAGCGGACTCCCTCGTCCCGGCGTCCGCATCGGGCATACTGAGCGCCACCTTGTCGCGGAAAGTCATATTATCGTGCGCCGAAACATAGTTCAGCGACTCCGCCGGGGCATCGGCGAAATCGTCGATCGCGCCGGTCACGGCGTTCTCCAGCGACCGCCGATTCACAGGCCCGCCCATCGCGAAGCCCGGCGCCGGACCATCCAGTTCGCCGCGTACCGTCCCACGGAAATTGTCGTTGAACACCGCGACCGGCGTGCCACGCTGAGCGCCCTTCCCGAAGCGCGTCGGGCCGCCTCCGGTCCACGGCTCGCCCGTGATAACGGCATCGGGGTTCACCGCGCGGATCGCTTTCGCAAGATCGCGAACGGTTTCCGGCGTGAACATCCCCAGCAGATCGAAGCGAAATCCGTCCACGCGGTACTCGCGCGCCCAATAGACCAGGCTGTCGCGCACGAACTTGCGGACCATCGGGTGGTCGTCGTTCATCGCGTTGCCCACGCCGGACTCGTTCAGCACGTCACCACGGTCATTGGTCCGGAAGTAGTAATACGGCACAGTCTGCCAAAACGCCGACTGGTCGCCCTCGCTGGGAACTGTGTGGTTGTACACCACGTCCATGATCGCCCCGAGGCCGGCGCGGTGGAAGCCGATGAACATGCTCTTGGCTTCGCGGATGGCGGCCAGCGGATCCTCGCGACGGACGGCGTATTGCTCTTCCGGAACGTTGAAGAGCGTCGTCTCGTAACCCCAGCCGTACATTTCGGAATGCGCCGGGTTGAAATCCTGCATGGGTAGAATCTGGACGTGGGTAACGCCGAGGCCCTTCAGGTAATCGAGGCCCGTCGGGAAAGCCGTGCCGGGAATTCGGGACCCCTTCTCAACCATACCAAGGTATTTGCCGCGCCACTCCGGCTTGACACCGCTTTGGGGATCAATCGTGTAGTCGCGGACGTGCACTTCGTACACAACGGCGTCCGTTGCCTTCCGGCCGGCAAATGGCCGCTTCCCGGGCCACCCCGGGGGATTCGTCCGGGAAAGATCTACGACAATGGACCGTTTCGCGTCGGGACTGGCCGCGTAGCCGTTGATGTCCGCTGCGATTCGCTCGCCACCGCGCGACTCGAAACTGTACTGGTAATACGCGCCGTGAAGGTCCCCGCGCACTGTGGCGTACCACACGCACGCGGGAGAGCGCTTCATCGCGATGGTCCTGGCAGTCGGCGATTTCGCCGAGCCGAACAGCAGCAGGTCGGCGCGCTTCGAAACGGGGCTCCAGACCTTGAATGTGGTACAGGCCGCCGACCACCGCGAGCCCAGATCCGTGCCTCGATAGTCGAAAATTGGGTTGGACAGGACCTCGCGCGCGAAAACCGGCCGCACCGGATCGTCACCAACCTGCACAGTCATCGTCTCAGCCACGTCCTGCGGTTTGAGCGGATCGGCAAGAATCACATGGAATGACTCGTAGGCCGCCTCCTGCGCGGAAGCGGGCACATTGATCAGGACGGGCAGCGAATCCGGAGCAGCCACCTCCGCCGGGTTGTTAATGGAATCCCGGATCGTCCTGTGCTCAAAATCTACGACAAACCGGACAATGCGCTCCGAAGGCACATCGATCGGGATGTTGGCGCCGTGGTCCGCAAAGCCGGCCCCGTAATTCTCGTCCCAACTCCCCCCGCGGGCGACCTTGTACTCGTAGTGACCCGCGCGAAGTTTCACTACCAGTTCGAAGACGTTGTCGCTCGAGTGGAACATGCCTCCGGTGGCGCCGGTCGGATCCCATTCCGTGCCGCCGAGCGCCGCCTGGATTGTCCCCACCACCACAACCTTGTTGGGATCGCGCCCCGTGCCGGCCTTCTGCGCGCCGACGACTTCCTTGACCGCGGCCTCCTTGCCGGCGACGCGCACCCGGATGCGACCGGCAACGTCCCCAACCTTCGCGGCCTGCGGAATCCAGACGGTGATCTCATCGAACTTGTCCAGGAACGCCGGACCGGACCACGGTTCCGCCGCAACTGCGGCGCCCTGCGCGAAAGGCGCCGCCACGATGGCACAGGCAAGCGAGCAAACAACGGATTTCATGCCGGGTCTTCTCCTGGGGAGCGGGAATGCGGAAATCAGCGGTTGGATCGGCAACCAAAGCCTTGATAGGGCTCGCGTAGAGGCAAAACGATGAGGGCTTTCGGCTTCCATGACGGTGCGGCGGCCGAGACTAATGCTTCACAACCGCTTCAGTAATTATTGCCGCTTCCGTCATCCCCAGTTTGGCGTTCTCCAGGCGAGCCAAACCATCCCAGAGGAGGCTTGGGGCAGCGCGGAAATCCAGCACCACGCCGGCACCCGGCCCGCGACCGGATCGCTCTTGTACGTCCGCCAACTGATTCAGACTCCTCACCAGGCTGCTCAGGCGGTCCGGCACCTTGCCATCGGCGTCAGGAAGGCCGCTTGTCAGATCCGGAAGGGCCGCGAGCCAGGCGTAGGCCGAGGGGTTCTGCAGCATCGGAATGAATCCAGCGCAGATGGCGACATCCGCCGTGGGGATGGCGTCCATCTCTTCCTGTCGCTGGATTTCAAGCGCTGAAAACAAATGTACCCTGCCCGGCCACGACTTCCTGGACGCTGCTATCAGGTCCTTCAGCAACGACCCGTCCTCCTTCATGCGGACCGTGGACCAGGCGTTGTCCAGAGCGTTCAGATCGATGTACTCCGAGAACGTGGGAATGCGGATGGGCGAGTAGTATGACGTGCCGAAGTCGCCGGGATCGGTGCTATGTTCCTTTATGAAGGCGGCCCGTTGCGGCACGCCAAAACCGAGCGCCGGCGGACCATAGAGCAACATCCCAGGGCTGGAGGAAAAATAGTGGGGCACGGAGACGCGCGACCACTCGGCGAAAGCAACGCCCGACAACCCACGATATCCCTTTAACTCGTCCAGGACGCCAAGCAATCGAGCCCTGACCGTTGAGTCGGAGGGCTTTACCATGTCCGAAAAGAGAAAAGCGTCGTCCCCGAACAGCCGGCCATAGTCCCATGTGTTGTGCTCGGCGAGGTGAGCCAGGTGCGCGTTCGTCCATTCGCGCCGCCCCTGGCCGCTCCAGTCCGTGTCAACCAACTCCGGCCGCTTGCGCAGCCAGTGCAGGTCGCCACCGCCGGGGTGCCGCCAAGCCAGCGTGTGCAATACCGCTACCACGCGCACCTTCTGAGCGGCCGCCTGGGAGAGGACATCCGCCAGTACGTCCTTTTCCTTTGCCGTCGGCAAAAGCGGGAACTGCTTGCTGGGGTACAGCGTGTATCCATCCCACAGGACCGGCAGATAGAGCGTGTTCAGGCCCTTGCGCTTCATCTGCGCGAACAGCCGTGGCCATTCCGAGCGCGACAGTGGTGGAACCGCCACGGCGCGGGTCTTCGCTGTCAGGACGATCGGCTCATCCGGCTTCACCGCGGGTGGATCGAAATCTCCAGCCTTCCTGGCAGTCGCGAAGGCGATACTGGAGGGTGAAACGCGCGTAGACAGGCTCTGCACTTTGTAGCGGCCCAGATTGGGAACCTCCACGGTTGCCCGGACCACGAAGTCCATCACCTCGGCCTTTTGTAGCAACTGCTGCCCGATGGGCGAGTCCGGATCCGGGCTATCGCCGTTTCGGCCCGACCGCATCCTTTGCAAAACGTCTGCCTGTTGTTCTGATGTCAGGTCCGCGAATTTCATCCGCTCAATCACTGCCGGACCATTGGGACCTTTTGCTTTCTCCACCATCCCGTTTATCTGGTCTGCGTCGGGTCCGGGCGGTCCGTCCGGGTCCGTCTGCAGAAGGTGGAGGAGGCGTTCCTCGAACGTGGAATCGTCCGGTTTTGGGCTCAGCATCTTGTTGAGAAGCGCGTCGCGGTCCTTATTCAGCGTGTCTATCTGCTCTTTCCATCGGGCGAGCGTTGGCGCAAGCGGTTCGCGATCGAAGGTCAGGAGGATAGCGTCTCCCACGCGCCGCCATGCCCCCTGAACGTCAAACGCCATCACGCGGAGCACGTCCCCGCAGCGCAATTTCGCATCGCCGATGAACATCACGTTGTACCCGGCGAAGCGCGGATCCACGCGCAGGGCCAGGCCGGTCGCCTTGGCCGCGGTCTCCACGGCCTTGTCCAGCTTCAGGACCCCGGACACCCCAATGGGGGCGTCGAGCGACTTGTCATCGAAAACGAGGTCGCCCGCTTTCAGCTTGGCGGGCACGGATGTCAGGATCGGAAACGTGTAGCCACTCGGCGCGGTGGGGAACTCCGGCACACTCATCATCTTGCCGGATCTATCCAGCCCATAGATGTAGATCTCATCCGGGGGTGTGTGCCCAGCTTCGGACGGCAAGTAGATGTCGTCGAAAGCGAGATGAAGCCAGAAGGAGCACTTCTCGATGGGTAGGATGCCGTCGAAATCGCGCGTACGGCCCGGTGCGGAACCGTAAGTTGGGGGCGGAGTGGCGGTGAAAAGCCTTGTCGGAGCGCGAAACGCCGCGCGAAGGACGGTTTGCTGCTCCTTGCCGAGGTCATCGAAGCGCAAGCCGGACGCCGTGGCCTTCCGAAGTTGGTCGTCGCTGAGCGTGCGCATCCAGTGCGGTAGGAGCACCATGGGCGTAACGGCATCGAGCACGTCCGGCACATTGGGCTGCTCGTTGATCTGCCACTGGTGTTCACGGCCGATGGTCCAGATGCCCCCCAGCGCAACGGGAATCAGTGTCTCGTGGCCGGCGTCATATGTTGCCTTTGCGGTTGGCGGCGGGTCCGGATCGAGGCGATCGGAGTAGGCGTCGGCAATGGCGTACAACGCTTGCTTGAAGGTCTTGCCCTCCAGTTTCAACGCGGGCCGCGGGCGCCCCATGGCCGGTCCGAGGGAGACGGCAACCAGTGGAACCGGCTTTCCCGCGGCGTATCGCTCCAACGCGTTCGGGAAATAGACACGGTCCGCGGCAATGGGTGGCTTGGGGACCGCGGGCGGCTGCGCGTGCGACGGGCTCAATGGAACCGTGCATGCGATGAATAGGGCGAGCGGGTATCGGCGCATCATAGTCTCCTCCGGGTGTTGCGTTGGATTACCGGCAGAACAATTGACGAC encodes:
- the pulA gene encoding type I pullulanase — protein: MKSVVCSLACAIVAAPFAQGAAVAAEPWSGPAFLDKFDEITVWIPQAAKVGDVAGRIRVRVAGKEAAVKEVVGAQKAGTGRDPNKVVVVGTIQAALGGTEWDPTGATGGMFHSSDNVFELVVKLRAGHYEYKVARGGSWDENYGAGFADHGANIPIDVPSERIVRFVVDFEHRTIRDSINNPAEVAAPDSLPVLINVPASAQEAAYESFHVILADPLKPQDVAETMTVQVGDDPVRPVFAREVLSNPIFDYRGTDLGSRWSAACTTFKVWSPVSKRADLLLFGSAKSPTARTIAMKRSPACVWYATVRGDLHGAYYQYSFESRGGERIAADINGYAASPDAKRSIVVDLSRTNPPGWPGKRPFAGRKATDAVVYEVHVRDYTIDPQSGVKPEWRGKYLGMVEKGSRIPGTAFPTGLDYLKGLGVTHVQILPMQDFNPAHSEMYGWGYETTLFNVPEEQYAVRREDPLAAIREAKSMFIGFHRAGLGAIMDVVYNHTVPSEGDQSAFWQTVPYYYFRTNDRGDVLNESGVGNAMNDDHPMVRKFVRDSLVYWAREYRVDGFRFDLLGMFTPETVRDLAKAIRAVNPDAVITGEPWTGGGPTRFGKGAQRGTPVAVFNDNFRGTVRGELDGPAPGFAMGGPVNRRSLENAVTGAIDDFADAPAESLNYVSAHDNMTFRDKVALSMPDADAGTRESAVRLAYAAVLLSQGIPFLEGGVEIGRTKRMSNNSYNGGDALNRYDWSRAPEYAEMHDYLRGLIALRRAHPAFRLWSKTQVKTALTFLPVETTPPGTVAFRLDGSKVGDPWKEILVVLHGSRQRDDIELPSGQWSVALGGSGAGSGQPGSVQGKLKLEPLTAYVLQR